The window CTGCCGGGCGGCTCGAACTGCAGGCAATTGCTGCATTTCTGATCGCCGTTCGGTTTTTCCTGGTACTTCATCGCGGCCTTCGATGCCTTCTGCTGCGCCTGCGCGACGCGCGACTGAAGCGCGCCGGCGCACGCGGCGCCGCCCAGCACAAGCGCCGATCTCAGAACATCCCGGCGCGAAACTTTTGCCTTGTCGGACATGGAAAGCCCTTTCTTGGTCTTGGTTGAGTGGGATGCGTCACGAGTATGCCGGCCTCGAAATCTCGGCCAGTGCCTGCGATGCGGGGCGGAGCTCAGCACTCTCGACCGCGAAGTCCCCCAGCGCGACGATGCCGACGAGGCGCTTGTCGTGGTTGACCACCGGCAGGCGCCGTACCTGCCGTTCGCTCATGATCTTGGCGGCCTTCTCCACGCTGTCGTCGTCGAACGCCCAGGCGATGCCGGTGGACATCACCTCGCGCACCTTCGTGTTCGGACCCTTGCCTTCGGCGATCGCGCGGATCGCGATGTCGCGGTCGGAGATCGCGCCGATCATGCGATCGTTTTCTCCTAC of the Candidatus Binataceae bacterium genome contains:
- a CDS encoding CBS domain-containing protein; protein product: MSKAKTHQLKDVMSTDVKVVGPDTTISEAAKVMRDGDFGMMPVGENDRMIGAISDRDIAIRAIAEGKGPNTKVREVMSTGIAWAFDDDSVEKAAKIMSERQVRRLPVVNHDKRLVGIVALGDFAVESAELRPASQALAEISRPAYS